GATGTTAATGCTGAAAATAGCTTATCACGGCTATGAGATGTTTTATATAATAATTTTTTCTGTAACTGCCATACTCCAAAAGAATACTGCATGGCATGCATAACCATACCTGTGAACCAATGGTGGACTACATTCATCGTGAAGGAAGCACAGGGCCTCAGCTACACCAATTGCAATCTTCAGTCTCGTTATCCAATCCAATGAAGATAACCCCACTTCAGCATCCGCTGGCTTCCTGTGCAGTGCAGTTGTCAAATCTCCCTTTGACATGTACTTGTACACTAGCAATTCCTCGTCATCCTTGACCAAATGCCCCAGCAATGGAACAATCCTGGCATGGGATTTTTTGACAAGAAAGCTtaattccactatgttcttcttacTGCTCTTCACGTCGACCTTTTTTATGACAACATTTAAGCCACTCTCTAAGACACCACGGTAGATGTCCCCAGAGTGCCCATGCTTGACAAGGTTATCATCTCCAAAGCCTCCAGTAACATGGTGCAACTGCCCATAGGTGAGCTCATCCACGACGACAGGCAAACCCTTGGGTGGACTGTTAGCTACCCGGGATGGTGACATCACCATCGGATTCACACTGCTGCTCTTGCGACCAGAGCGGATGCCGTCGTCGTTCTGCTCCAGCCCTCTTCCTCTAGGCCTCCTTCTCCCCCTCCTCACCAAGCAAAAGACCAGCGCTGCAAGTGAAAGGACAACCACAATAGCTGCAGCTCCAAGAACTCCAGCTAGTACATGTTTCCACCCGACGCTTTTCTTGCCCGGTGATGGGGATGCTTGGGGTGGTTCAGGCAATGGCAATCCATTCCTCTTAAAGAAATCCTCGCAATCGCCAGGGCTGCGCTGGCCTGGTACGCCTGGCAAGCAATTCATCTTGATGTTGACTGTTCCCTCAGAGCCATTCTGAAATCCAGCGGTGGCCGCTTGGCCAAAGTAATTGCTCGACACATCGACCACCTGAAACCTCTTCTTGAGGGACACCAGGCCATCGCCAATCGCACCGTAGAGTGAATTCCCCGAGGCGTTAAACAGAGCTCCTGCTATGTCACCGGCGGAGGCAGGCACGCTGGGAAGCTCCCCGGTGAGGTTGTTGTTGGAAAGATCAAGGATCCGGAGAGCCTTACTGGAGAAAACCGACGCCGGAATCCGGCCGGAGAGGCTGTTACCAGCGAGAACGAGGGTGGTCAGGTTCCCGGACATGCCGAGGTGGAGCGGCAGCTCGCCATCGACGCCGGCGGAGCGGAGGTCCAGGACGGCGAGCGACGGCGGGAGGCCGCGGCCGAACCAGGCCGGAATCCGGCCGGGGAGCGGGAACCCGGAGGCGTTGAACTCCTCGAGGGCCCCGAGCCCGCGCAGCGCGTCGACGGCGAAGGCGGCGCTGCGTGCCCCCGCGCGGGTGCGGCGGAGCCCGCCGAGGCGGACCCGCGCGACGCGGCCGGCGCGGCAGGCGACGCCGGCCCAGGCGGCGCAGGGGTCGGCCTTGGCGGGCCAGTCCCGCGCGCGCAGGCCCAGGGACGCGCGCAGCCCGTAGAGCGCCGCGAGGTCCTGCCGCAGGACCGGCGGCTGCCCCTGGCCCCGGGCTGGCGACAGCAGCAGCGgcgcgagcagcagcagcagcaggcggaggagggcGCTGCGCGGAAGCATGGGGGAGGAGGCGGCGTTGCGGCGGAGTGGGGTGGGGGTGTGCGCGGTAGCGGTAAGGGCTGCGCTAGCTACGGGTGGTGGTGTCTCATGGCGCGCCCATGGCGGAGGAAGTGGtgcgcgcaaggtgttcggcgcttTGGGTGTCCCGACCTCCGCCTATTTCCTCGCCGGTCAGCGTCTGGGGAAGCCGCGAGTTGACCACGGGGAGCACGGGGAGACGCCAAGGCGAAGTGGGGGAGGGCATCTCTCACTTCCATGCGGGCCCCAGAAACGGTTCCTTCCGCCAGCGTGTGGTGGCGGTGGGGCCCgggaggtggtggcggcgcggGAGGGGAGGTGGTGGAGTCTGATTGGACCGAGAGCTCATCATTTGCCGCGAGCGTACGTGCGCGTTCGTGGCGCTGACCTGTGGGGCCCCGTCTCGGCCGCGTATGAAGGAACGTTCTCACCTGTAGTGGCATCTTTCTGAAAAGTAAATAATAAAGGGATGATTTAGGTTGCCGTCATTTTCGAATCTCCGGGAGGCAAAAGAAAACACGATGGAATGGGTTCCTCACTGATTTCATTTTCTATTCCAGAT
Above is a window of Triticum dicoccoides isolate Atlit2015 ecotype Zavitan chromosome 5B, WEW_v2.0, whole genome shotgun sequence DNA encoding:
- the LOC119311975 gene encoding probable LRR receptor-like serine/threonine-protein kinase At2g16250 yields the protein MLPRSALLRLLLLLLAPLLLSPARGQGQPPVLRQDLAALYGLRASLGLRARDWPAKADPCAAWAGVACRAGRVARVRLGGLRRTRAGARSAAFAVDALRGLGALEEFNASGFPLPGRIPAWFGRGLPPSLAVLDLRSAGVDGELPLHLGMSGNLTTLVLAGNSLSGRIPASVFSSKALRILDLSNNNLTGELPSVPASAGDIAGALFNASGNSLYGAIGDGLVSLKKRFQVVDVSSNYFGQAATAGFQNGSEGTVNIKMNCLPGVPGQRSPGDCEDFFKRNGLPLPEPPQASPSPGKKSVGWKHVLAGVLGAAAIVVVLSLAALVFCLVRRGRRRPRGRGLEQNDDGIRSGRKSSSVNPMVMSPSRVANSPPKGLPVVVDELTYGQLHHVTGGFGDDNLVKHGHSGDIYRGVLESGLNVVIKKVDVKSSKKNIVELSFLVKKSHARIVPLLGHLVKDDEELLVYKYMSKGDLTTALHRKPADAEVGLSSLDWITRLKIAIGVAEALCFLHDECSPPLVHRDIQASSVLLDDKFEVCLGSLSEICLQPSDGSRSFFSRMLRSSKSLDKNMSGPPASRTYDVYCFGKVLLELITGKFGVSGSNDTDSEEWLSSTLDYIETHDKESVTNIVDPSLVVDEDHLQEVWAVSIVAKTCLNPKPSRRPLARYILKALENPLGVVREELFSSPSSARLTSTSSRSSWRSAFHGHSYRYSEVQTSGKVLTCRQSAKSEGSDEEENSFSFKKASREMLPDPVELEDRAVV